One genomic region from Triplophysa dalaica isolate WHDGS20190420 chromosome 23, ASM1584641v1, whole genome shotgun sequence encodes:
- the chrnd gene encoding acetylcholine receptor subunit delta has protein sequence MRSIPYLLIVSLYFVFQECWCRNEEERLIHYLFKERAYNKELRPVENKDEVVDVYLALTLSNLISLKEVDETLLTNVWMEHGWTDYRLTWNESEFDNIDILRLPPSMVWLPEIVLENNNDAQFQVAYYCNVLIYPNGDMYWLPPAIFRSSCSINVNYFPFDWQNCSLKFSSLTYNAKEITLHLKVEEEDKKNFRVEWIVIDPAGFTENGEWEIVHKPARKNTYKNIPMESNKHQDITFYLIIKRKPLFYIVNIIIPCVLISFLASLVYYLPADSGEKMTLSISVLLALSVFLLLISQRLPETSMAVPLIVKYLMFIMVLVTVVVLNCVIVLNLHFRTPSTHVMTEWTKEFFLERLPRLLHMSRPENDMPSPNGALPRRSSSMGYIAQAEEYYSVKSRSELMFEKQSERHGLATRPTPKATYTSNNDSEVSEQLYNEMKPAVEGANYIVKHMHDKNDYNEEKDNWSGIARTVDRLCFFVVTPVMILGTIFIFTMANYNQPPALPFMGDTFTYTEGNKRFL, from the exons ATGAGAAGCATTCCTTATCTCTTAATAGTGTCGCTTTACTTCGTTTTTCAAG aATGTTGGTGCAGAAATGAAGAAGAACGTCTAATCCACTACCTATTTAAGGAGCGTGCTTACAACAAAGAGCTTCGTCCGGTGGAAAATAAAGATGAGGTTGTAGATGTTTACCTGGCATTGACACTTTCTAATCTCATTTCCTTG AAAGAAGTTGATGAAACATTACTTACAAATGTGTGGATGGAGCAT GGCTGGACGGATTATAGACTAACCTGGAATGAATCAGAGTTTGATAACATTGATATCCTGCGCCTTCCCCCCAGTATGGTGTGGTTACCAGAGATTGTTCTGGAAAACAA CAATGATGCCCAGTTCCAGGTTGCCTATTACTGCAATGTCCTGATATACCCCAATGGGGACATGTACTGGTTGCCTCCGGCTATTTTCCGCAGCTCCTGTTCAATAAACGTCAACTACTTTCCTTTTGATTGGCAGAACTGCTCCCTTAAATTCAG CTCATTAACATACAATGCCAAAGAGATTACCTTACATCTTAAAGTAGAAGAAGAGGACAAAAAGAACTTCAGAGTCGAATGGATCGTTATTGATCCTGCAGGTTTCACAG AAAACGGTGAGTGGGAGATTGTTCACAAGCCTGCCAGGAAAAACACGTATAAGAACATTCCAATGGAGAGCAACAAGCATCAGGACATCACCTTTTACCTCATCATCAAACGCAAGCCTCTGTTCTACATTGTAAACATCATCATCCCGTGCGTGCTTATCTCCTTCTTGGCCTCGCTTGTCTACTACCTGCCTGCAGACA GTGGTGAGAAGATGACGTTGTCTATCTCTGTGCTGTTGgctctgtctgtgtttctaCTGCTGATTTCACAGCGTCTACCTGAAACCTCTATGGCTGTTCCCTTAATAGTCAA ATATCTGATGTTTATTATGGTACTCGTCACTGTGGTTGTTCTGAATTGCGTCATCGTGCTGAACCTTCACTTCCGGACTCCGAGCACCCATGTGATGACAGAATGGACCAAAGAG TTTTTTCTAGAGCGCCTTCCACGTCTTCTGCACATGTCACGTCCGGAAAACGACATGCCTAGTCCGAACGGAGCGTTGCCACGGCGATCCAGCTCCATGGGTTACATCGCCCAGGCAGAAGAGTACTACAGCGTCAAGTCCCGCAGCGAGCTGATGTTTGAGAAGCAGTCGGAGAGACACGGCCTCGCCACTCGGCCCACCCCCAAAGCCA CGTACACATCCAATAATGACTCCGAGGTGTCGGAACAGCTGTACAACGAGATGAAGCCAGCTGTGGAAGGAGCTAATTACATTGTTAAACACATGCATGACAAAAATGACTATAATGAG GAAAAGGACAATTGGAGTGGGATCGCCAGGACTGTGGATCGACTGTGTTTCTTTGTCGTCACTCCAGTCATGATCTTAGGTACCATTTTCATCTTCACGATGGCAAACTACAACCAGCCACCAGCGCTGCCCTTCATGGGAGACACGTTTACCTACACAGAAGGAAACAAGCGTTTCTTATGA
- the camk2n2 gene encoding calcium/calmodulin-dependent protein kinase II inhibitor 2, with translation MSEVLPYNEGNMNGYGADSDVGQISFSCRLQDTNSFFGTSQSKRPPKLGQIGRAKHVVIEDDRIDEVLEGMTDKSSPGV, from the exons ATGTCCGAAGTGCTGCCATACAACGAGGGAAACATGAACGGCTACGGCGCGGACAGTGATGTCGGTCAGATATCCTTCAGCTGTCGACTGCAAGACACCAACTCGTTCTTCGGAACCTCGCAGTCCAAAAGGCCACCGAAACTCGGACAAATTGGCAGGGCGAAACACG TGGTCATTGAAGATGACCGAATAGACGAAGTTCTCGAAGGGATGACAGACAAGTCATCTCCAGGCGTGTAA